A DNA window from Gillisia sp. Hel1_33_143 contains the following coding sequences:
- a CDS encoding efflux RND transporter periplasmic adaptor subunit yields the protein MKIQFRTKISLLILSSLFIVACGNKDSEKMESSEKSSIKEEQPVANGSKQITFTKDQYNLAGIETGEIEMRNLSNIIKLNGVIDVEPESMASVSAPLGGYLKTAGRLPGEEIKKGQVLATIENPEFIQIQQDYLESLSKLQFLEEEYNRQKQLREEDINSAKTFQQVSSDYRITQGRVKAYEQQLALAGISKNSVQNGNISRTANLYAPITGFVKASNVNIGDYVSPQDVLFELVNLNDVHLALNAFEKDLETIEVGQTVKFSLSNDNTFDRTAEVFLIGKATGIDRMTPVYSHINEGDEKGLLPGMYVKAWIESGTNKQNAIASEAIVQYEGKDFVILQTEETEGGYKFILEQVKKGIEQEGYTAITFAESFDVNNFKPVVKNAYSILSALRNSEEEE from the coding sequence ATGAAAATTCAATTTAGAACAAAAATATCGCTGCTCATTTTATCTAGCCTATTCATAGTGGCTTGTGGCAACAAGGATTCCGAAAAAATGGAATCTTCCGAAAAATCTTCGATAAAAGAAGAACAACCAGTTGCAAACGGATCCAAACAAATCACTTTTACCAAAGACCAATACAATCTTGCCGGAATTGAAACCGGGGAGATTGAAATGAGAAATCTTAGTAATATTATCAAACTGAATGGAGTCATTGATGTAGAGCCTGAAAGTATGGCTTCTGTATCTGCACCTTTAGGAGGTTATTTAAAAACTGCAGGGAGACTACCTGGTGAAGAGATTAAAAAAGGCCAAGTCTTGGCCACAATTGAAAATCCTGAATTTATCCAAATCCAACAGGATTATTTGGAAAGTTTAAGCAAACTCCAATTTCTTGAAGAAGAATATAACCGCCAAAAACAATTGCGGGAAGAAGACATAAATTCTGCAAAAACGTTTCAACAGGTTTCTTCAGATTATAGAATAACACAAGGGCGGGTTAAGGCATATGAACAACAACTTGCGCTTGCTGGAATCAGTAAGAATTCTGTACAAAACGGCAATATATCGCGAACTGCAAACCTTTATGCTCCAATTACAGGTTTTGTGAAGGCAAGCAATGTAAATATTGGGGATTATGTATCGCCACAGGATGTTCTATTTGAACTAGTTAATTTAAACGATGTTCATTTGGCATTAAATGCTTTTGAAAAGGATTTAGAAACTATAGAGGTTGGCCAAACCGTTAAGTTTTCCCTTTCCAATGACAATACTTTTGACCGCACTGCCGAGGTTTTCTTAATTGGAAAAGCCACTGGTATTGACCGTATGACACCGGTTTATTCCCATATAAATGAAGGGGACGAGAAAGGCCTTTTGCCCGGTATGTACGTAAAAGCTTGGATAGAAAGCGGTACCAATAAGCAAAATGCAATTGCCTCTGAAGCTATCGTTCAATACGAAGGAAAAGATTTTGTAATCCTTCAAACCGAAGAAACTGAAGGTGGTTATAAATTTATATTGGAACAGGTTAAAAAAGGAATTGAACAAGAAGGCTATACAGCTATAACTTTTGCCGAAAGTTTTGATGTTAACAATTTTAAGCCAGTGGTTAAAAACGC
- a CDS encoding CusA/CzcA family heavy metal efflux RND transporter, with product MLDKIIQFSINNKLVVGILTLFLIGWGTYSLTQLPIDAVPDITDNQVMVITVSPTLAAQEVEQLVTFPVEQTMVSIPGIKDMRSFSRFGLSIVTIVFEEDTDLYWARQQVQERLSLAAKDIPEGVGEPEMAPVTTGLGEIYQYVIHPEEGYEDQYDATELRSIQDWIIKRQLLGTPGVAEVSGFGGFVKQYEIAIDPNKLQSMNITIEEIFTALEKNNQNTGGAYIDKGPNAYFIRSEGLVNNLQELEKIVVKVSNGTPILVRDVAKVQFGHGVRYGAATRNGEGEVVTGIVMMLKGANSSAVINAVKDKIEQIKETLPEGVTIEPYLDRKKLVDRAIGTVTTNLTEGALIVIFVLILFLGNLRGGLIVASVIPLSMLFAISMMKLFGVSGNLMSLGAIDFGLIVDGAVIIVESVMFGIHTGKKKYAGVEKLSSEQMDTEVKRSAGKMMNSAAFGQIIILIVYLPILALTGVAGKMFHPMAQTVMFAILGALILSLTYVPMMSALVLGRKTEHKRNFSDKMMDFFQRIYNPIIKAALHAKLLVIGLAIGLFVITLVVFANMGGEFIPQLDEGDFAVETRVPVGSSIDQMIDVSQKAQTILLKEYPDEVLQVVNKIGSGEIPTDPMPIEAGDMMVILSPKSEWTKAGGREELAAEMKESLSTIPNATFSFQQPIQMRFNELLTGAKQDVVIKIYGEDLNILSDLASNVGSKIKSVDGVADLYVEEVTGLPQINIQMNRDKISQYGMNIEDVNNAIETAFAGTSAGLVYEGERRFDLVVRLDKDYRTDITDVQNLYVSTPEGRQIPLSEVASVSFEPGPVQIQRDNAKRRIIVGFNVRDRDVQSIIEDIKQIMASNVDMPAGYYVTYGGQFQNLQEANQRLMIALPVALLLILILLYFAFGSIKQSLLIFSAIPLSAIGGVFALIIRDLPFSISAGIGFIALFGVAVLNGIVLVAEFNRLDAEGVTDIYERVLKGTRVRLRPVLMTATVAALGFLPMALSNSSGAEVQRPLATVVIGGLITATALTLIVLPVLYIYFTDRKAKFNFGRKKLATLIVIGGLFFPAMQLQAQEINQIQERELTLPEAIELALKNNNRIKIAQYEIDVEETGKYGAISIPKTEFSYSGGEFNTPAVKDNLYGVTQRINFPTVYTSQFKLAKAKVNSSEQLKVIEENRLIADVKAAYLRTVFLMENKRLLQRQDSLYGNLNKSSLMRYKTGESTKLESVTSAAQSMQIKNKLQQNEADLRIAQNRLQVVLNTKENISVKSTELIPSEINFDIESQSVEQSPFYAYLKQQLEVRKRETNVERNKVLPDIMFGYNSQTFNNAQSSGLANQNFSDDDLFSSFQVGVAIPIFPGGHRSKIKAAKIEEEIAQSQIELNQTQLQGELQNLLQEYYKLQGTLSYYQNEALPQAELIINNSEKSFKSGDVSYTQYLQNLTLANSIQTDYLNTLYQYNQSIIVIEALLGL from the coding sequence ATGTTAGATAAAATCATTCAGTTTTCGATCAACAATAAACTTGTTGTCGGAATATTAACCTTATTCTTAATTGGTTGGGGAACCTATTCCTTAACACAATTACCCATAGATGCCGTACCGGATATTACAGATAATCAGGTAATGGTTATAACAGTTTCCCCTACCCTTGCAGCACAAGAAGTGGAGCAACTTGTTACATTTCCAGTTGAACAAACAATGGTAAGCATACCTGGTATAAAGGATATGCGATCTTTTTCTCGTTTTGGGCTTTCCATTGTGACCATAGTATTTGAAGAAGATACTGATCTCTATTGGGCTCGACAGCAAGTTCAAGAACGCTTGTCTTTGGCAGCAAAAGATATACCTGAAGGTGTGGGAGAGCCTGAAATGGCACCTGTTACCACTGGCTTGGGTGAAATATATCAATATGTAATACATCCCGAAGAAGGGTATGAGGATCAATACGATGCTACCGAGTTACGCTCAATACAAGACTGGATTATTAAAAGACAGCTATTGGGAACACCTGGGGTTGCGGAAGTTAGTGGTTTTGGTGGATTTGTTAAGCAATATGAAATAGCTATAGATCCTAATAAACTTCAAAGTATGAATATTACTATTGAAGAAATTTTTACTGCGCTAGAAAAAAACAATCAAAATACCGGTGGGGCTTATATCGACAAGGGACCCAATGCATATTTCATACGTAGTGAAGGCCTCGTGAATAATTTGCAAGAGCTAGAGAAGATAGTTGTTAAAGTGAGTAATGGAACACCAATACTTGTTAGGGATGTTGCTAAAGTTCAATTCGGTCACGGAGTTCGATATGGAGCTGCTACTCGAAACGGAGAAGGCGAAGTGGTTACGGGAATTGTGATGATGTTAAAAGGTGCAAACTCTTCTGCAGTTATAAATGCTGTTAAGGATAAAATTGAACAGATTAAGGAAACTTTACCAGAAGGAGTTACTATTGAACCTTATCTCGATAGGAAAAAATTGGTGGATCGCGCGATAGGAACGGTAACCACCAACCTTACGGAAGGGGCGTTGATTGTAATTTTTGTATTAATCCTCTTTCTGGGGAACTTAAGGGGTGGATTGATCGTGGCTTCCGTTATACCTCTTTCAATGCTTTTTGCAATATCAATGATGAAACTTTTTGGAGTCTCGGGGAACCTGATGAGTTTGGGTGCCATAGACTTTGGTCTTATCGTAGATGGAGCGGTAATTATTGTTGAATCTGTAATGTTCGGGATCCATACGGGTAAAAAGAAGTATGCCGGAGTGGAAAAGTTATCTTCTGAACAGATGGATACCGAAGTGAAACGATCTGCTGGAAAAATGATGAATTCTGCAGCGTTCGGGCAAATAATTATTCTAATTGTATATCTACCTATTTTAGCATTGACTGGGGTAGCTGGGAAAATGTTTCACCCCATGGCGCAAACGGTAATGTTCGCTATTCTGGGCGCATTAATTTTATCGCTTACCTATGTTCCTATGATGTCTGCTCTGGTACTCGGTCGAAAGACGGAACATAAAAGAAATTTTTCTGATAAAATGATGGATTTCTTTCAGCGAATTTATAATCCTATTATAAAAGCTGCGCTTCATGCAAAACTTTTGGTAATTGGATTGGCAATAGGGTTATTTGTTATTACACTAGTAGTATTTGCCAATATGGGGGGCGAGTTTATTCCGCAGTTGGACGAAGGAGATTTTGCAGTAGAGACACGAGTTCCTGTTGGAAGTTCCATCGACCAAATGATTGATGTTTCTCAGAAGGCGCAAACTATACTATTAAAAGAATATCCAGATGAAGTATTGCAAGTAGTGAACAAAATCGGTTCGGGAGAAATACCAACGGATCCTATGCCAATTGAAGCAGGAGATATGATGGTTATTTTGAGTCCAAAATCGGAATGGACAAAAGCTGGCGGAAGAGAAGAACTGGCAGCAGAGATGAAAGAATCCCTGTCAACAATCCCTAATGCTACTTTTAGCTTTCAACAGCCCATACAAATGCGTTTCAATGAACTTTTGACAGGTGCAAAACAAGATGTTGTAATCAAAATTTATGGCGAGGATCTTAATATTCTTTCAGATCTAGCCAGCAATGTTGGGAGCAAAATAAAATCGGTAGATGGAGTTGCAGATTTGTATGTTGAGGAAGTGACTGGATTACCACAAATCAATATTCAAATGAACCGTGATAAGATTTCTCAATATGGGATGAATATCGAGGATGTAAACAATGCTATTGAAACTGCGTTTGCGGGTACTTCGGCTGGACTTGTATATGAAGGAGAACGCCGTTTTGATCTAGTGGTTCGATTGGATAAAGATTACCGAACTGATATTACCGATGTACAGAATTTATATGTGAGCACCCCGGAAGGAAGGCAAATTCCGCTAAGTGAAGTAGCAAGCGTTTCCTTTGAACCCGGACCTGTACAAATTCAGCGAGATAATGCAAAACGTCGAATTATTGTTGGCTTCAATGTACGTGATAGGGATGTACAAAGTATCATTGAGGATATCAAACAAATTATGGCTTCGAATGTTGATATGCCAGCAGGTTATTATGTAACCTATGGCGGTCAATTTCAAAACCTGCAAGAGGCCAATCAACGATTGATGATCGCCTTACCAGTAGCCTTGTTGCTGATTTTAATTTTGCTCTATTTTGCTTTTGGCTCAATAAAACAAAGTTTGCTTATTTTTTCGGCGATCCCGTTATCTGCTATTGGAGGTGTCTTTGCACTAATCATAAGAGATTTACCATTCAGTATTTCGGCTGGAATCGGATTTATTGCATTATTTGGTGTGGCCGTTTTAAACGGTATCGTATTGGTTGCAGAATTCAACAGGCTAGATGCAGAAGGTGTAACTGATATTTATGAACGTGTCCTTAAAGGAACACGCGTGAGATTGAGACCAGTACTAATGACTGCTACCGTTGCAGCATTAGGGTTTTTACCTATGGCATTGTCAAATTCATCCGGTGCAGAAGTACAAAGGCCATTGGCTACAGTGGTTATTGGTGGCTTGATTACGGCAACTGCATTAACGCTAATCGTTCTACCCGTTCTGTACATTTATTTTACTGATAGAAAAGCTAAATTCAATTTCGGAAGAAAGAAATTAGCTACTTTAATCGTCATTGGAGGCTTATTCTTTCCGGCAATGCAGCTTCAAGCACAAGAAATTAACCAAATACAGGAGCGTGAACTTACATTACCTGAGGCTATTGAACTTGCACTTAAAAACAATAACCGAATTAAGATTGCGCAATATGAAATAGATGTTGAAGAAACAGGAAAGTATGGCGCGATAAGCATTCCTAAAACAGAATTTTCCTACTCAGGCGGCGAATTTAATACGCCTGCGGTAAAAGATAATCTTTATGGTGTTACGCAACGAATCAATTTTCCTACAGTTTATACCAGTCAGTTCAAGCTTGCGAAAGCTAAGGTCAATAGTAGTGAGCAACTGAAAGTTATAGAAGAAAATAGACTAATTGCCGATGTAAAAGCTGCCTATTTAAGAACTGTGTTTTTAATGGAAAATAAACGATTATTACAACGTCAAGATAGCCTTTACGGCAATCTGAATAAGTCAAGTTTGATGCGTTATAAAACAGGAGAATCCACAAAATTGGAAAGCGTAACCTCAGCAGCTCAATCGATGCAAATAAAAAATAAGCTTCAACAGAACGAAGCCGATTTGAGAATCGCACAAAACCGACTACAAGTAGTCTTGAACACTAAGGAGAATATTAGTGTTAAATCCACTGAATTAATCCCTAGTGAGATAAATTTCGATATTGAAAGTCAATCTGTAGAACAAAGCCCGTTTTACGCCTATCTAAAACAACAATTAGAGGTAAGAAAACGGGAGACAAATGTGGAAAGGAACAAAGTTTTACCTGATATTATGTTCGGTTATAACAGCCAAACCTTTAATAATGCTCAAAGTAGCGGGTTAGCAAACCAAAATTTTAGTGATGATGACTTATTTTCATCCTTTCAGGTAGGGGTTGCAATTCCCATTTTTCCTGGGGGGCATCGTTCCAAGATCAAGGCAGCAAAAATTGAAGAGGAGATCGCCCAATCTCAAATTGAGTTGAACCAAACCCAGTTACAAGGGGAACTACAAAATTTGTTACAAGAATATTACAAACTTCAGGGAACTTTGAGTTACTATCAAAATGAAGCGTTGCCACAGGCGGAACTTATTATTAACAATTCAGAAAAGAGCTTTAAAAGTGGAGATGTTTCTTACACGCAATACCTGCAAAACCTCACTTTGGCGAATAGTATTCAAACAGATTATTTAAACACACTTTATCAATATAACCAGTCTATCATAGTAATCGAAGCCTTATTGGGCTTGTAA
- a CDS encoding DsrE family protein: protein MKKLILGLTILALTFTSSLNAQTTKQEQHSHNYVVLTKKIPQLQPIILTAEALAEEDGKSFGDFQAIICGKTVENLTDKEMMKSFIEKAKKAHVKIVVCGLSLKKFKVNKEDIPHELVVVDNGLLHNFQLQKKGYLSIEL from the coding sequence ATGAAAAAGCTAATTTTAGGTTTAACTATTCTAGCACTAACATTTACCAGTTCTCTAAATGCACAAACTACTAAACAAGAACAGCATTCACATAATTATGTAGTGCTTACAAAAAAGATCCCTCAACTTCAGCCTATTATTTTAACAGCAGAGGCTCTAGCGGAAGAAGATGGAAAGAGTTTTGGCGATTTTCAAGCGATCATTTGTGGAAAAACTGTTGAAAACCTTACAGATAAAGAAATGATGAAGAGCTTTATAGAAAAAGCAAAAAAAGCCCACGTAAAAATTGTAGTTTGTGGATTATCTTTAAAAAAATTCAAAGTCAATAAAGAAGATATTCCACATGAGCTAGTAGTAGTGGACAATGGCTTGTTGCATAATTTTCAACTTCAGAAAAAAGGCTATTTGAGCATTGAGCTTTAA
- a CDS encoding DoxX family protein: MKTTISVSYRSVQLFRILLSGIFLVASFNHILNLEKTINRIDQARFKGIAYFLGNPEYLIIISGVIMMIAGFLLLVGYKTKWAAMALAAVLVPITLTVQVGQIHTLGPLFKNIAILGGLLFFILNDIQTFQKK, from the coding sequence ATGAAAACAACTATTTCAGTTTCCTATAGATCGGTTCAGCTGTTCCGTATTTTATTGAGCGGTATATTTTTGGTGGCGAGTTTTAATCATATTTTAAACCTCGAAAAGACTATAAACCGAATTGACCAAGCTAGGTTTAAAGGAATTGCCTATTTTTTAGGCAATCCCGAATATTTAATAATCATATCTGGAGTTATAATGATGATTGCAGGATTTTTGCTTTTAGTTGGTTATAAAACCAAATGGGCTGCAATGGCACTAGCGGCTGTTTTAGTTCCAATAACCTTGACCGTGCAGGTTGGACAAATACATACTTTAGGCCCTCTTTTTAAGAATATTGCAATTTTAGGGGGATTGCTATTTTTTATATTAAACGATATACAAACATTTCAAAAAAAATAA
- a CDS encoding DUF302 domain-containing protein codes for MEYYFAKTITGEFEEVIKKVTNELEKEGFGVLTEIDIKATLKKKLDVDFKKYRILGACNAPYAYKALKAEDKIGAMLPCNVIVQELENGKIEVAAVNPMASMQAVENKDLEKIAKEIGHKLEKVINQV; via the coding sequence ATGGAATATTATTTTGCTAAAACAATAACTGGAGAATTTGAAGAAGTTATTAAAAAAGTTACAAATGAATTGGAAAAGGAGGGCTTTGGGGTATTAACGGAAATAGATATTAAAGCAACCTTGAAGAAGAAATTAGATGTCGATTTTAAGAAGTATCGGATTTTGGGCGCTTGCAACGCTCCTTATGCGTATAAAGCTTTAAAAGCGGAAGATAAGATAGGTGCCATGTTGCCTTGCAATGTGATTGTCCAAGAATTGGAAAATGGAAAAATCGAAGTCGCAGCAGTAAATCCAATGGCCTCCATGCAGGCTGTGGAAAATAAAGATTTAGAGAAAATCGCCAAGGAGATTGGACATAAATTAGAAAAAGTGATAAACCAAGTTTAA
- a CDS encoding STAS/SEC14 domain-containing protein, translating into MISKFEFSEQVVGILVDSDIDTKTLDEIHEEILNKLDSHPTINLFVKITEGHSISLINILKDLIFKLDHAKHFSKIAMVSDLKRMSSAMIFKDLVMKADVRAFENQERMEAMNWISE; encoded by the coding sequence ATGATATCAAAATTTGAATTCTCAGAACAAGTAGTTGGAATTTTGGTAGATTCTGATATTGATACTAAAACTTTAGACGAGATTCATGAGGAGATCTTAAATAAACTAGATTCACATCCAACCATTAATTTATTCGTAAAAATAACCGAAGGACATTCAATTTCATTGATTAATATTTTAAAAGATCTAATATTTAAATTAGATCATGCAAAACATTTTTCTAAGATCGCAATGGTGTCTGATCTCAAAAGAATGTCTAGCGCGATGATTTTTAAGGACTTAGTAATGAAGGCAGATGTGAGAGCATTTGAGAACCAAGAGAGGATGGAAGCGATGAACTGGATTTCTGAATAA
- a CDS encoding CPXCG motif-containing cysteine-rich protein, translated as MLEHFFQCPYCWEDISMLLDTSVTRQTYVEDCEICCNPIEISVSFSDNELTGFEVNNLEQ; from the coding sequence ATGTTAGAACATTTCTTTCAATGCCCCTATTGCTGGGAGGATATTTCTATGTTACTGGATACCTCTGTAACTAGACAAACTTATGTTGAAGACTGTGAGATATGTTGTAATCCTATAGAAATATCAGTCTCTTTCTCAGATAATGAACTTACTGGTTTTGAGGTTAATAACCTGGAACAGTAA
- a CDS encoding TolC family protein, whose product MRQVKPILSLILLIFCGNVFAQSTVLTKEEAIQRTLENNFGIQRSNNLVEIADNNQGILNSGYLPSVTANAGANYNNEDIEAQFQEGEARNLNGAETKRYNASLNLNYTLFDGLGRFYTYKQLKEQYKLTKLEARETIENTILQLMSVYFEVARLTENVGVLNETLEISKQRITRAQYQFDYGQTSRLGILNAEVDVNNDSITLLNTQQQLENTKRDLLVILNEPQKDLRSIAIDTTINFLSELEIENFIKTSNLNNVSLLQAESNLQITDYDIKVSRSGYLPSLGLTGSYGWNNSNLPSTSFVQTNTSRGYSAGLNLTWNLFDSGRTITNVKNASIRFENQQYLKEQIILEVKRDIANSWGNYQNKRYIYEVQEKNVITNEDNFNRSQEQFKLGQISSIEFRQAQTNLLNARTNKNLAKYDAKLAELQVLQLTGQLLNLEL is encoded by the coding sequence ATGAGGCAAGTTAAACCTATCTTATCATTAATCTTGCTCATCTTTTGCGGAAATGTTTTTGCACAATCAACAGTGCTCACCAAGGAAGAAGCAATACAAAGAACCTTAGAAAATAATTTTGGGATTCAACGTTCTAATAATCTGGTTGAAATTGCAGATAACAATCAAGGAATTTTAAATTCTGGTTATTTGCCTAGTGTAACTGCCAATGCTGGTGCAAATTATAACAATGAAGATATTGAAGCTCAATTTCAGGAGGGAGAAGCTCGTAATTTGAATGGAGCAGAAACTAAGCGTTACAATGCCTCGCTTAATTTAAATTACACCTTGTTTGATGGCTTAGGTAGGTTCTATACCTATAAGCAGTTGAAGGAACAATATAAACTAACCAAATTAGAGGCAAGAGAGACCATAGAGAATACCATTTTGCAGCTTATGAGCGTGTATTTTGAAGTGGCAAGACTAACCGAAAATGTAGGCGTTCTCAATGAAACGTTAGAGATCTCTAAACAGCGTATTACCAGAGCCCAGTATCAATTTGATTATGGACAGACTTCTAGATTAGGCATCTTAAATGCGGAGGTAGATGTTAATAATGATAGTATTACATTGTTAAACACACAACAGCAACTAGAAAATACGAAACGAGATCTGCTGGTAATACTCAATGAGCCTCAAAAAGACTTAAGGTCTATTGCTATAGATACCACAATCAATTTTTTATCTGAGTTAGAAATAGAGAATTTTATAAAGACCTCCAATCTTAACAATGTGAGCCTATTGCAGGCAGAGAGTAATCTCCAAATTACAGATTACGATATAAAAGTTAGTAGATCTGGATATCTTCCAAGTCTGGGGCTTACCGGTTCTTATGGTTGGAATAATAGTAATCTTCCTTCTACCTCTTTTGTGCAAACAAATACATCTAGAGGCTATTCTGCGGGCTTAAATTTAACATGGAATCTATTTGATAGTGGAAGAACTATAACGAACGTTAAGAACGCTTCAATTAGATTTGAGAATCAGCAATACCTAAAAGAACAAATTATTTTAGAGGTTAAACGAGATATTGCGAACTCATGGGGTAATTATCAAAATAAGCGATATATCTATGAAGTGCAGGAGAAGAATGTGATTACCAACGAAGACAATTTTAATAGATCTCAGGAGCAATTTAAATTAGGTCAGATCTCATCCATAGAATTTCGTCAGGCTCAAACCAATTTGCTTAATGCCAGAACAAATAAGAATCTTGCAAAATACGATGCCAAACTTGCAGAATTACAGGTGTTGCAATTAACGGGGCAGTTGTTAAACTTGGAGCTATAA